The DNA sequence GCGGCGGCTTGAGCCCCGTGCTGTGCCTCAACAAGGCGGATCTCGTCTCCCGCGAGGAGGCGGAGCGCCTGATCGCCGATGCGGCGATCCCGCTTCCCTGCGTGCTCGTGAGCGCGAAGACGGGCTCGGGAATCGCCGAGCTCAAGGAGTCGCTTCAAGGAGTCTCTTCGGTCCTCGTGGGGCATTCCGGGGTGGGCAAGTCCTCGCTGCTTCGCCGCCTCATCCCCGAGGAGCAGATCGTGACCGGAACGCTGAGCGAGAAATCGGGAAAGGGCCGCCATACGACCTCGAGCGCGCGGCTCTACCGCCTGCCGGAGGGGGGGGTTGTCATCGATACGCCGGGCGTACGGAGCGTCGCCCTCGGAGAAACCGGTGCCGCGGAGGTCGCGAGCGTCTTCCCGGAGATCCAGGGCGCTCCGCCGTGCCGGTTCACTTCGTGCACCCACCGGATGGAGCCCGGCTGCGCGGTGCTGGCGGGGGTTCAGGCGGGGGTCATCCCGGAGAAGGTCTACGCGCGCTACAAGAAGCTCCTCCTCGAGGTCCTCGCCCCGTGAATGCCGCCGCGCTGGAATCGAGTCTCGGAGAGCTCCTGATCGTCGGGTTTCCCGGAACCGAGTTCACGGCCGAGGCCCGGGAGCGGCTCATGCGCGTGCGGCCTTCGGGGGTAATCTTTTTCGCGGCGAACTTCGGGGACGCCGACCAGGCCGCGGGGATCACGCGGTCGGTCCACGAAACCATCGGAGCGCCCGAGCTTCCCGCGCTCGTCTGCGCCGACGAGGAGGGAGGGATGGTTTCTCAAATCTCGGGCTTCTGGGAAGTGCCCCCGTCGGCCCGCGCGGTCGCATCTTCGGGAGGCCCGCCGCTAGTCAAGGATCTCGCGCAGCGCACCGCGCGCCGCCTCTTGGCGCTCGGGATCAACCTGACCTTCGCCCCGGTCCTCGATGTCGACTCGAACCCTGCGAATCCGGTGATCGGAATCCGGAGCTTCGGCAGCTCCGTCTCCCAGGTGACCGCCTGCGGGCGGGCCGCGGTGGAAGGGGTCCTCGCGACGGGAGCGATCCCCGTCGTGAAGCACTTTCCCGGCCACGGGGACACCAGCCAGGATTCGCACGTGGCGCTGCCGACCGTGACCGCCGACCGGGCGCGGATGGACCTTCGCGAGCTGCGCCCCTTCGAGGCCGCCGTGAATTGGGGGGCGCCGGTGGTGATGACCGCGCACGTCCTCGTTCCGGCGTTCGAGCCCGACCCAACGCGGCCCGCCACGATCTCACGCCGGGTCGTGACCGATCTCCTGCGCGGCAGGATGAAGTTCGATGGGGTGGTGATCACCGACGCGCTCGAGATGGCGGGCGTGACTTCCATCGCGCCCTACGGGGAGATCGCGGTTCGCGCGATCGAGGCGGGCTGCGACCTTCTTCTTTACTCGAGGCCCTCCCCCGGTCCCGAGGAAGCGCTCACGGCGCTGCGCGAGGCGCTCCGATCGGGACGGCTGAGCGAGGAACGGGTCCAAGCCTCGCTAAGCAGG is a window from the Candidatus Eisenbacteria bacterium genome containing:
- the rsgA gene encoding ribosome small subunit-dependent GTPase A is translated as MMILAQMFGSSALVWDGTEMLQAALGPKLRSRSGSRLGAPAVGDHVEVGRDAQGTLSVLSIAPRRTSLARAGSGARDRQIVAANAEQAVIVSSAAQPPFRPGLVDRWALLAHRGGLSPVLCLNKADLVSREEAERLIADAAIPLPCVLVSAKTGSGIAELKESLQGVSSVLVGHSGVGKSSLLRRLIPEEQIVTGTLSEKSGKGRHTTSSARLYRLPEGGVVIDTPGVRSVALGETGAAEVASVFPEIQGAPPCRFTSCTHRMEPGCAVLAGVQAGVIPEKVYARYKKLLLEVLAP